A genomic segment from Idiomarina piscisalsi encodes:
- a CDS encoding NADH:ubiquinone reductase (Na(+)-transporting) subunit D: MASAKEMKSVLFGPIFANNPIALQILGVCSALAVTSKMTNTLVMCIALTAVVAASNFFISIIRNHIPSSVRIIVQMTIIASLVIVVDQVLRAYAYEISRELSVFVGLIITNCIVMGRAEAYAMKSTPFMSLLDGIGNGLGYSIVLLVVGFVRELFGSGSLFDVQILPLVSEGGWYEPVGLLLMPPSAFFIIGGFIWVLRTFRTEQVEPKE, from the coding sequence ATGGCTAGTGCAAAAGAAATGAAGTCCGTACTGTTCGGGCCAATCTTCGCGAATAACCCCATCGCGTTGCAGATACTGGGTGTCTGCTCGGCGTTGGCGGTAACGTCAAAAATGACCAATACCCTAGTTATGTGCATTGCACTAACAGCGGTTGTTGCTGCATCTAACTTCTTTATTTCAATTATCCGTAACCATATTCCTTCAAGTGTTCGGATTATTGTTCAAATGACTATTATTGCGAGTCTGGTTATTGTGGTTGACCAGGTTCTGCGCGCCTATGCTTATGAAATTTCTCGTGAGCTGTCGGTATTCGTTGGTCTTATTATCACCAACTGTATCGTCATGGGTCGTGCGGAAGCTTATGCAATGAAGAGCACACCGTTCATGTCATTGCTGGACGGCATTGGTAACGGGTTAGGTTACTCAATAGTACTGTTGGTTGTAGGCTTTGTTCGCGAGCTGTTCGGTTCGGGTAGCTTGTTCGACGTTCAGATTTTGCCTTTAGTATCAGAAGGCGGCTGGTACGAGCCGGTAGGTTTGCTGCTAATGCCACCAAGTGCGTTCTTCATTATTGGCGGATTCATTTGGGTACTTCGTACTTTCCGTACAGAACAAGTCGAACCTAAGGAGTAA
- a CDS encoding WD40/YVTN/BNR-like repeat-containing protein — protein MAMTKLIRNACCAAALLSGASTFGSAAAPPELEVLDTIKNQLWIGISPVSRNTIWVAGENGTVARSTDAGKSWQYFQPGPADLQFRDIEAIDDRRAYAMSVGKGGQSRIYYTENGGNSWRLRYRGEGDSFFNCMALAPSGEAWVHGDSVGDEWRMVRSADGRNWMQVRSAVAEPPQSNEGGFASSGSCARFNNDTWMIATGNADKARVLVKGSFGIRFKVIDSPMQAGPMAGITSVWPDDEDNFYIAGGSLSEESDEQEAPRLWRYSNEEFKALPEAPLSGALYSLSKVSHDGDWLLTSNPQGAAALNIASGQWHPLSDKNIWNIQCHGNISCWFVGKDGFIARLLWQPASSKEPTLP, from the coding sequence ATGGCGATGACGAAGCTAATACGAAACGCATGCTGCGCCGCGGCATTATTGAGCGGAGCTTCAACTTTTGGCTCCGCAGCCGCACCGCCAGAGCTCGAGGTACTCGACACAATAAAGAATCAGCTATGGATTGGCATAAGCCCAGTCAGCCGAAATACCATTTGGGTTGCCGGTGAAAACGGAACCGTTGCTCGCTCAACCGATGCCGGGAAAAGCTGGCAGTACTTCCAACCGGGGCCGGCAGACCTTCAGTTTCGTGATATCGAGGCCATTGATGATCGCCGCGCTTATGCCATGAGTGTTGGAAAAGGCGGCCAGTCTCGCATTTATTACACCGAGAATGGTGGCAACAGTTGGCGTTTACGTTATCGCGGTGAAGGTGATTCTTTCTTCAATTGTATGGCTTTAGCTCCGAGCGGTGAGGCTTGGGTTCACGGCGATAGTGTCGGTGACGAATGGCGCATGGTAAGAAGTGCCGATGGCCGCAATTGGATGCAAGTACGGTCTGCTGTTGCTGAGCCGCCACAATCGAACGAGGGTGGCTTTGCCTCCAGCGGCAGCTGCGCACGTTTTAACAACGACACCTGGATGATAGCAACCGGTAATGCCGACAAAGCGCGGGTATTAGTTAAAGGCTCTTTCGGCATTCGTTTTAAAGTTATTGACTCTCCGATGCAGGCAGGTCCTATGGCGGGCATTACCAGCGTTTGGCCTGACGATGAAGACAACTTTTATATTGCCGGCGGCTCACTGAGTGAAGAAAGCGACGAACAAGAGGCTCCACGCTTGTGGCGCTATTCCAACGAAGAGTTCAAGGCTTTACCTGAGGCTCCTCTTAGCGGTGCGCTATACAGCCTCAGTAAAGTGTCTCACGACGGTGACTGGTTACTGACCTCAAACCCGCAAGGTGCGGCCGCGCTAAATATTGCTTCCGGTCAATGGCATCCATTATCTGATAAAAACATCTGGAACATACAATGCCACGGGAATATCAGCTGCTGGTTTGTCGGCAAAGACGGTTTTATCGCTAGACTGCTTTGGCAGCCGGCGAGCTCAAAAGAGCCAACCCTCCCATAA
- a CDS encoding VolA/Pla-1 family phospholipase: MKKLLLPLAIGSALSLVGCGSGDEAPITENEVNVAATRVVFDPSNGEIPAPTNILLSGSVDGTLNIPVADPSDTANPQVAINGLDGWGTHSTLAFNFSLPVDQNGEQVSVDPASVEAQGAVRVFKTVQGGTPVSEGCAAANPAAVCAVTEELQHGTDFTVKATGEGSLAVVPLRPLASATGYLVVLTDNIQDSLGRRVKASQTYTLMKEPVSEAPASDDPSAQSLQALINSYEGALAQFGVDPEDVIYSSNFTTQSVGDVLGMTKTLLGQKIAAGAPPVMQAAPQGYTLDVVLSGAGITDPTTLAVASSAKVYGGQVDIPYYLPVPNAENPTAPVTGRWTAKCDSPVTIVGGIESGQIPEGALGLGITQDAIAADKAGVIRTIVEACIASENGIDLPGVDDERHLTKYNPVPEVQDTETVNAFVTIPDLATANAVRSQRGLPALSQPADGWPVIIFQHGITGSKNNAAAIAGTLAVAGYATVAIDHPLHGERGFDIDADGELDITATGSANATTYMNLSSLLTTRDNLRQSITDLVALRVSLNNFMAADGEQIDGTDVHFIGHSLGAIAGTGFTALANTSFGEDSPLSALDGMFSVQASSLGMPGGSLANFLLASERFGPTVKASLLYSSNADFKAAADQAIAGGATLEEFYAGFMEQASAEQVAQITATFEQFAFAAQTVVDSGDPVNYASDVVASETPVFMIEAIGDSVIPNAVENKPLAGTEPLAALLGLEGISETTTSADGTPVSGIVRFGGDAEHGSLVDAGPSAAVTAEMQQQIAFWFASDMMQITISNPDLVQ; this comes from the coding sequence ATGAAGAAATTACTACTCCCATTGGCAATCGGTTCGGCTCTGAGCCTTGTAGGTTGCGGAAGCGGTGACGAAGCACCTATTACGGAAAACGAAGTGAATGTCGCTGCAACACGCGTTGTATTTGACCCATCGAATGGTGAAATACCAGCACCGACAAATATTTTGTTAAGCGGCAGTGTGGATGGCACTTTGAATATTCCGGTCGCTGACCCAAGTGATACAGCTAACCCGCAGGTCGCTATTAACGGTTTAGACGGTTGGGGAACGCACTCAACTCTGGCATTTAATTTCTCGCTTCCTGTTGACCAAAATGGTGAGCAGGTGTCGGTCGATCCTGCCAGTGTCGAAGCTCAGGGAGCAGTTCGAGTATTCAAAACGGTACAAGGCGGAACACCTGTTTCTGAAGGTTGTGCCGCAGCTAACCCAGCGGCTGTTTGTGCGGTGACCGAAGAGTTACAACACGGCACAGACTTTACCGTTAAAGCAACAGGTGAAGGGAGTTTAGCCGTTGTACCACTTCGTCCTTTAGCGTCAGCTACAGGCTATTTGGTCGTTTTAACGGATAATATTCAGGATTCTTTAGGTCGTCGTGTTAAAGCATCACAGACCTACACACTAATGAAAGAGCCTGTTAGTGAAGCACCGGCTTCAGATGACCCTTCAGCGCAAAGTTTACAGGCACTGATTAACAGCTACGAAGGTGCTTTAGCACAGTTCGGTGTAGACCCTGAAGACGTCATTTATAGCTCAAACTTTACCACTCAGTCGGTAGGTGATGTGCTGGGCATGACGAAAACTTTATTAGGTCAGAAAATTGCGGCGGGTGCTCCGCCAGTCATGCAAGCTGCGCCGCAGGGCTATACTTTAGATGTCGTTTTGTCTGGGGCGGGCATTACCGACCCAACTACCTTGGCGGTTGCTAGCTCAGCTAAAGTTTACGGCGGTCAGGTTGATATTCCTTACTACTTGCCTGTACCAAATGCGGAAAATCCAACCGCGCCGGTAACGGGGCGCTGGACGGCTAAGTGTGATAGTCCTGTTACCATCGTTGGTGGCATTGAAAGTGGCCAAATCCCAGAGGGTGCTTTAGGTTTGGGTATTACTCAAGACGCTATCGCAGCCGATAAAGCGGGGGTCATTCGCACTATAGTAGAGGCGTGCATCGCTTCAGAGAATGGTATTGATTTACCGGGTGTTGACGATGAGCGTCATTTAACTAAATACAACCCGGTGCCGGAAGTTCAGGATACGGAAACGGTGAATGCATTTGTCACTATTCCTGATTTAGCTACAGCTAATGCGGTAAGAAGTCAACGAGGTTTGCCTGCGTTAAGCCAACCAGCTGATGGCTGGCCTGTCATCATCTTCCAACATGGTATCACTGGCTCAAAAAATAACGCGGCCGCAATCGCGGGCACGTTAGCTGTTGCTGGTTATGCAACCGTAGCAATTGACCATCCATTGCATGGTGAACGTGGCTTTGATATTGACGCAGACGGTGAGCTCGACATTACAGCAACAGGGTCAGCAAATGCCACTACGTATATGAATCTGAGCAGCTTGCTTACTACTCGCGATAACCTGCGTCAGTCAATTACTGACTTGGTTGCCTTGCGTGTAAGCTTAAATAACTTCATGGCTGCCGATGGTGAGCAAATTGATGGCACGGATGTGCACTTTATTGGTCATTCCTTAGGTGCTATCGCGGGTACCGGTTTCACCGCGCTGGCTAACACGTCATTTGGCGAAGACAGCCCATTATCAGCGCTTGACGGTATGTTTAGCGTTCAGGCCTCTAGCTTAGGCATGCCCGGTGGTAGCTTAGCGAACTTCCTGCTAGCCTCTGAACGTTTTGGTCCGACAGTAAAAGCAAGCCTGCTTTACTCATCGAATGCTGATTTTAAAGCAGCCGCTGACCAAGCAATTGCTGGTGGTGCAACGCTCGAGGAGTTCTATGCTGGCTTCATGGAGCAAGCGTCTGCTGAGCAAGTGGCTCAAATCACTGCGACTTTTGAACAGTTTGCATTTGCAGCACAAACTGTTGTTGATTCGGGTGACCCGGTTAACTACGCAAGTGATGTCGTCGCTTCAGAAACGCCGGTATTCATGATTGAAGCCATCGGTGATTCGGTTATCCCTAATGCTGTAGAGAACAAACCGCTTGCAGGCACAGAACCTCTGGCTGCGTTGCTCGGTTTAGAGGGTATCTCGGAAACGACCACATCGGCGGATGGTACACCGGTAAGTGGCATCGTTCGTTTTGGTGGCGATGCAGAGCACGGATCATTGGTTGACGCAGGACCTTCTGCGGCAGTTACTGCTGAGATGCAACAACAAATTGCCTTCTGGTTTGCTTCAGACATGATGCAAATAACAATCAGCAATCCAGATTTGGTACAATAA
- a CDS encoding aminotransferase class V-fold PLP-dependent enzyme produces MKPIDIQTNGNELYLDCNATTPVLPQIAEAVSHTMETVFGNPSSSHITGLKARYILDTTRQMAREVVGLARGRLIFTSGATEGIQTAVVSAIAHAMKTRPSAKYLLYGATEHKAVPQALEHWNELLGLHAELKAIPVDRDGRFDLDFIARHVSDAAMICTMAVNNETGVIQDLNALERTIRTHNASIPWMVDCVQALGKLQFSLDDTSIDYAPFSGHKLYGPKGIGFMAVREKAPFTPLLIGGGQESGQRSGTENLPGIAALNALFELLITENEILHSDQRLKEYRRQLSESLKAAFPTLVFNHSFELSVPTTLNFSVRGVASRDIMDVFDACGIRVSGGSACSSKVVGSFVLRAMGLDGWQSESAIRMSFGPATSQQDIDEACYRIRQAGDALKHSCLLIADTNNDNDAALDGVVQLKYDTHCCYLVIDKLAKELAVIDPHPALSARIENIVNCRGYKVKTVLSTDSGSEISEAAKLLRGILRLDAKTHDVFGWPGVKERNCDAVPVEAQADIDGCIKVGERRLFRLAGEQPVFVLSEPARLKSEVKTDFVFSGSAPLNSYQSLVSVNALVCPKEDPEHHLVYSLCETMGDCDPGADVNIPIGETDEFWCRDDLVVIDVRERQEHVVSDIPCSAEVVNVPVTEAIQFIHDHQELKDRDIICVCRSGNRSAVVANVLQRHGFKRTRHLMGGLALLSSPAAKAV; encoded by the coding sequence ATGAAACCGATAGATATCCAGACTAACGGTAACGAGTTATATCTCGATTGTAACGCCACAACACCGGTTCTCCCTCAAATTGCTGAAGCCGTTTCACACACCATGGAAACGGTGTTCGGAAACCCATCCAGTAGCCATATTACCGGCCTCAAAGCTCGTTACATTCTAGATACCACACGACAAATGGCGCGGGAAGTCGTCGGTTTGGCACGTGGACGACTCATATTTACCAGCGGAGCCACTGAAGGTATTCAAACCGCGGTTGTATCGGCTATTGCGCACGCCATGAAAACGCGTCCCAGCGCTAAATACTTACTGTATGGAGCAACGGAACACAAAGCGGTTCCACAAGCACTGGAACACTGGAATGAACTGTTGGGCTTGCATGCTGAATTGAAAGCGATTCCAGTAGACAGAGACGGCCGTTTCGATCTCGATTTTATAGCAAGACATGTCAGCGATGCCGCTATGATATGTACAATGGCTGTGAATAACGAAACTGGGGTTATCCAAGACCTGAACGCGTTGGAACGCACGATTAGGACGCACAACGCATCAATACCGTGGATGGTTGATTGTGTGCAAGCGTTAGGAAAATTGCAATTTTCACTGGATGATACGTCGATAGATTATGCGCCGTTCTCAGGTCACAAGCTCTACGGACCCAAAGGCATAGGCTTCATGGCTGTTCGTGAAAAAGCACCTTTCACCCCCTTGCTTATTGGCGGAGGGCAAGAGTCCGGGCAACGCTCCGGCACGGAAAACTTACCTGGTATTGCCGCGTTGAATGCGCTGTTTGAGTTACTTATTACCGAAAATGAGATACTGCATTCCGACCAAAGGTTGAAAGAGTACCGTCGACAGCTATCTGAAAGTCTAAAAGCCGCATTTCCGACACTGGTGTTTAATCATAGCTTTGAACTCAGTGTACCAACAACGCTGAATTTTTCAGTGCGAGGTGTCGCCTCAAGAGACATTATGGATGTTTTTGATGCATGTGGTATTCGGGTGAGCGGGGGATCGGCATGCAGCTCCAAAGTCGTTGGTAGCTTTGTGCTAAGAGCGATGGGACTCGATGGTTGGCAAAGTGAATCCGCGATTCGAATGTCGTTTGGTCCTGCTACGTCGCAACAAGATATTGATGAAGCTTGTTACCGTATTCGGCAAGCAGGGGATGCACTAAAACACTCATGTTTACTGATAGCAGATACCAATAATGACAATGATGCGGCTTTAGATGGCGTCGTTCAACTGAAGTACGACACGCATTGTTGCTATTTAGTGATCGACAAACTGGCGAAAGAGCTTGCTGTGATTGACCCACACCCCGCACTGTCTGCTCGTATAGAGAATATTGTTAATTGCCGTGGCTACAAGGTAAAAACGGTTTTAAGTACCGATTCAGGTTCAGAGATTTCTGAAGCGGCAAAGCTACTAAGAGGAATTTTAAGGCTAGATGCGAAAACACACGATGTGTTTGGTTGGCCTGGTGTCAAAGAACGCAATTGCGATGCCGTTCCGGTTGAAGCTCAGGCCGATATTGATGGTTGCATTAAAGTAGGTGAAAGGCGTCTGTTTCGGTTAGCTGGTGAGCAACCTGTTTTTGTTCTGAGTGAGCCTGCTCGTTTAAAAAGCGAGGTGAAAACCGATTTCGTTTTTTCAGGAAGTGCACCGCTTAATAGCTATCAGAGTTTAGTCTCTGTCAATGCGCTCGTTTGCCCGAAAGAAGATCCCGAACATCACCTTGTTTACTCGTTATGTGAAACGATGGGGGATTGTGACCCTGGTGCCGACGTCAACATACCAATAGGTGAAACGGATGAGTTTTGGTGTCGGGATGACCTGGTTGTGATAGATGTAAGAGAGCGTCAGGAACATGTGGTATCGGATATCCCGTGCTCGGCAGAGGTCGTTAATGTCCCTGTCACAGAAGCCATACAGTTCATTCATGACCACCAGGAGTTAAAAGACCGGGACATTATCTGTGTTTGTCGTTCGGGAAACCGGAGCGCTGTTGTTGCTAATGTTTTACAGCGCCATGGCTTCAAACGAACGCGTCACCTTATGGGAGGGTTGGCTCTTTTGAGCTCGCCGGCTGCCAAAGCAGTCTAG
- a CDS encoding FAD:protein FMN transferase, protein MGTTYSVVLFSKDPRHSADKIQTKVDTVLERVNAQMSTYDPNSELSQFNQLSSTSPVVISRDLERVVSRALEIARQTDGALDITVGPLVNLWGFGPNAKPEQQPTAEELSVISEKVGFEKLSVSNHQLIKSHPEMYVDLSTIAKGYGVDKVGNLMEQLGINQYLIEIGGEILAKGGKPADANWKLAIEKPISTERAVQEIVEFKEGALATSGDYRNYFEEEGRRYSHIIDPETGKPIQHNLVSVSVYADDTMSADAYATALLVMGTEKAKAFAEENQLAVMLISKTDEGFEEYASKWFKPLLVSNKQE, encoded by the coding sequence ATGGGAACAACCTACAGTGTTGTCCTATTTAGTAAAGATCCGCGACATTCAGCGGACAAGATTCAAACGAAAGTCGATACCGTGTTAGAGCGCGTCAACGCCCAAATGTCGACTTACGATCCAAACTCTGAATTGTCACAGTTCAATCAGCTATCAAGTACGAGCCCGGTTGTTATTAGTCGTGATTTAGAAAGAGTGGTTAGCCGAGCGCTGGAAATCGCTCGCCAGACAGACGGCGCACTCGATATAACCGTAGGGCCATTAGTTAACTTGTGGGGCTTTGGGCCTAATGCCAAACCCGAACAACAGCCAACAGCTGAAGAGCTGTCCGTTATTTCTGAAAAAGTTGGCTTTGAGAAACTGAGTGTCAGTAACCATCAATTGATCAAATCCCACCCCGAAATGTATGTCGATTTATCAACGATAGCAAAGGGGTATGGCGTTGATAAAGTTGGAAACTTAATGGAGCAGTTGGGGATTAATCAATACCTCATTGAAATTGGCGGTGAAATTTTAGCGAAGGGGGGTAAGCCCGCTGACGCAAACTGGAAATTGGCGATTGAAAAGCCTATTTCTACGGAACGAGCTGTCCAGGAAATTGTCGAATTTAAAGAAGGCGCGTTAGCGACTTCCGGTGATTATCGAAACTATTTTGAAGAAGAAGGGCGTCGATACTCACATATTATTGACCCTGAAACAGGTAAGCCAATACAGCATAACTTGGTTTCTGTTTCGGTCTATGCGGACGATACAATGTCAGCAGATGCATATGCGACCGCTTTGCTCGTGATGGGAACTGAAAAAGCAAAAGCGTTTGCTGAAGAGAATCAACTCGCAGTTATGTTGATTTCTAAAACTGATGAGGGTTTTGAAGAATATGCCAGCAAATGGTTTAAGCCCTTATTAGTGAGCAATAAACAGGAGTAA
- the nqrF gene encoding NADH:ubiquinone reductase (Na(+)-transporting) subunit F — protein sequence MDITLIALGVGMFTIIVLILVAIIMFAKSKLVPQGDVEILINEDEEKKIVTQPGTKLLGALANAGIFVSSACGGGGSCGQCRVTIKEGGGDILPTELDHITKREAREGVRLSCQVNVKQDMKIELPEEIFGIKKWDCTVKSNDNVATFIKEFVVQLPEGEEVPFRAGGYIQIEAPPHHVKYKDFDIAPEYRGDWERFGFLDVESKVDEEVVRAYSMANYPEEKGIIMLNVRCATPPPNDLSLPAGKMSSYIFSLKPGDEVTISGPFGEFFAKETEAEMVFIGGGAGMAPMRSHIFDQLRRLNTDRKITFWYGARSLREMFYVEDFDMLQEENDNFEWHVALSDPQPEDNWDGDTGFIHNVLFERYLKDHEAPEDCEFYMCGPPVMNAACINMLKDLGVEDENIMLDDFGG from the coding sequence ATGGATATTACTCTGATAGCGCTCGGTGTAGGGATGTTTACCATCATCGTACTGATTTTGGTAGCGATCATCATGTTCGCCAAATCAAAGTTGGTACCGCAGGGCGATGTAGAAATCCTGATTAACGAAGACGAAGAGAAGAAGATCGTAACGCAGCCAGGCACTAAACTGTTAGGCGCATTGGCAAACGCGGGCATCTTTGTATCTTCGGCCTGTGGCGGCGGTGGCTCTTGTGGTCAGTGCCGAGTCACTATTAAAGAAGGTGGCGGTGATATTCTGCCAACCGAACTTGACCATATTACTAAGCGTGAAGCACGTGAAGGTGTGCGTCTGTCTTGTCAGGTCAACGTTAAACAAGACATGAAAATTGAACTGCCGGAAGAAATTTTCGGTATTAAAAAGTGGGATTGTACCGTTAAGTCAAACGATAACGTGGCAACCTTTATCAAAGAGTTCGTTGTGCAGTTACCGGAAGGTGAAGAAGTGCCTTTCCGCGCTGGTGGTTACATTCAAATTGAAGCTCCACCGCATCATGTTAAGTACAAAGACTTTGATATTGCACCAGAGTATCGTGGTGACTGGGAACGCTTTGGTTTCTTGGACGTTGAATCTAAAGTTGACGAAGAAGTTGTTCGCGCATATTCAATGGCAAACTACCCAGAAGAAAAAGGCATTATTATGCTGAACGTTCGTTGTGCAACACCGCCACCGAACGACTTGAGCTTGCCGGCGGGTAAAATGTCATCTTATATCTTCAGCCTTAAACCAGGTGATGAAGTGACTATTTCTGGTCCATTTGGTGAGTTCTTCGCTAAAGAAACTGAAGCTGAAATGGTCTTCATTGGTGGCGGTGCAGGGATGGCGCCAATGCGTTCGCACATCTTTGACCAGTTACGTCGTCTAAACACTGACCGTAAAATCACGTTCTGGTACGGCGCACGTTCACTGCGTGAGATGTTCTATGTTGAAGACTTCGACATGCTGCAAGAGGAGAATGATAACTTCGAATGGCATGTTGCCTTGTCTGACCCACAACCAGAAGACAACTGGGATGGTGACACAGGCTTCATTCATAACGTTTTATTCGAGCGTTATCTGAAAGATCACGAAGCTCCAGAAGACTGTGAGTTTTACATGTGTGGACCGCCGGTTATGAACGCAGCATGTATTAACATGTTGAAAGATCTCGGTGTTGAAGATGAAAACATTATGTTAGATGACTTCGGTGGTTAA
- the nqrE gene encoding NADH:ubiquinone reductase (Na(+)-transporting) subunit E, whose translation MEQYINLFIRAIFIENLALSFFLGMCTFLAVSKKVKTAFGLGVAVIVVLGISVPVNNIIYHNILAPGALDWAGFPDADLSFLRFLTFIGVIAALVQILEMTLDKYVPALYNALGIFLPLITVNCAIFGGVSFMVERDYNFGESVVYGIGSGVGWCLAIVALAAVREKLKYADVPDGLRGLGATFMSVGLIGLGFMSFSGVSL comes from the coding sequence ATGGAACAGTATATCAACTTGTTTATTCGAGCGATTTTTATCGAAAACCTGGCACTGTCTTTCTTCTTAGGAATGTGTACGTTTCTTGCGGTTTCTAAGAAAGTTAAAACGGCCTTTGGTCTGGGTGTTGCCGTTATTGTTGTGCTAGGTATTTCGGTACCGGTAAACAATATTATCTATCACAACATACTGGCGCCGGGTGCATTGGATTGGGCGGGTTTTCCAGATGCTGATCTAAGCTTCCTGCGTTTCTTAACCTTTATCGGTGTTATTGCGGCATTGGTTCAAATTCTGGAAATGACCTTGGACAAATACGTGCCGGCTTTATATAACGCGTTGGGTATTTTCCTACCGCTAATTACCGTTAACTGTGCCATCTTCGGTGGTGTCTCGTTCATGGTTGAGCGTGACTACAACTTTGGTGAGTCAGTGGTTTATGGTATTGGCAGCGGCGTTGGTTGGTGTTTAGCGATTGTTGCGCTTGCTGCTGTGCGTGAAAAACTCAAATATGCCGATGTACCTGATGGTTTGCGTGGATTAGGCGCAACCTTCATGTCAGTAGGTTTGATTGGTTTAGGCTTTATGTCGTTCTCCGGCGTATCTCTTTAA
- a CDS encoding YciK family oxidoreductase has product MKIKTVHDYKATPDLLKDKVILVTGAGDGIGKEAAITFAKHGATVILLGRTVEKLEAVYDAIVEAEYPQPAIIPLDLKGATPSHYRDMAATIQDQFGQLDGVLHNAGLLGILSPFTHIEKDSWDEIMQVNVTGQFAMTQALIPVMEKAPSASLVFTSSGVGRKGRAYWGTYSVSKFATEGMAQVIADEYEGTKLRTNVINPGATRTSMRSKAYPAEDPKRLKTPADIMPTYLYLMSDDSKHDNGICFDAQ; this is encoded by the coding sequence ATGAAAATTAAAACCGTACACGATTACAAAGCGACACCGGACCTTCTGAAAGACAAAGTTATTTTAGTCACAGGTGCTGGCGACGGCATTGGTAAAGAGGCCGCAATAACCTTCGCTAAACACGGTGCGACCGTCATACTATTAGGTCGCACTGTCGAGAAACTCGAAGCCGTCTATGATGCCATTGTTGAAGCGGAGTATCCGCAGCCGGCTATCATTCCTCTGGATTTAAAAGGTGCTACCCCTTCTCACTACCGTGATATGGCGGCAACTATTCAAGACCAATTCGGTCAACTCGACGGTGTTCTGCATAACGCTGGCTTGCTTGGTATTTTGTCGCCATTTACCCACATAGAAAAAGACAGCTGGGACGAAATAATGCAAGTGAATGTCACTGGCCAATTCGCCATGACTCAGGCGCTTATTCCTGTCATGGAGAAAGCGCCAAGCGCTTCTTTAGTATTCACATCGTCAGGTGTCGGACGCAAAGGCCGTGCATACTGGGGCACGTATTCTGTCAGTAAATTTGCCACTGAGGGTATGGCACAAGTAATAGCAGACGAATACGAGGGCACAAAACTACGCACGAACGTGATTAACCCTGGTGCAACGCGCACTAGCATGCGTTCAAAAGCTTACCCGGCAGAAGATCCTAAACGCCTGAAAACACCTGCTGACATTATGCCAACGTACCTTTATTTAATGAGTGATGACAGCAAGCACGACAATGGCATTTGCTTTGACGCACAGTAA
- the nqrM gene encoding (Na+)-NQR maturation NqrM, with amino-acid sequence MQTFLMVFALFVLVVLAMAIGYMVQRKSISGSCGGISSLGMDKACDCDEPCDKRKARMKKEQQWKENQIN; translated from the coding sequence ATGCAAACCTTTTTAATGGTATTTGCCTTATTTGTTTTAGTTGTTTTGGCAATGGCCATAGGTTATATGGTGCAACGCAAATCTATTTCAGGTAGTTGTGGTGGCATTAGTTCACTGGGCATGGACAAAGCTTGCGATTGCGATGAACCTTGCGATAAGCGTAAAGCTCGTATGAAAAAAGAGCAGCAGTGGAAAGAGAATCAGATTAATTGA